One part of the Haliotis asinina isolate JCU_RB_2024 chromosome 2, JCU_Hal_asi_v2, whole genome shotgun sequence genome encodes these proteins:
- the LOC137271944 gene encoding uncharacterized protein, which yields MSAITLLFVLSMAALGSALTLGVTTFTLDYEMKENGCMVDGVLRQVDETFTVAGSGPCITYKCRGSKVRMVTGSSSCNDDDICKSGEFLSGCSTYNCAVSGQTKKNDEQVIVTQTITLVEGTKCNVRGDCYPLNTDIPTSAGTCVCSSSTDIDCKPNLVVDPSNPGQLGK from the exons ATGTCAGCCATCACTTTGCTGTTTGTTCTCTCCATGGCAGCACTGGGGTCTGCCCTCACCCTCGGGGTGACGACAT TTACCCTTGACTACGAGATGAAGGAGAACGGCTGTATGGTGGACGGGGTTCTGAGACAGGTGGATGAAACCTTCACCGTTGCCGGGTCCGGTCCGTGCATCACCTACAAGTGTCGGGGGTCAAAGGTTCGGATGGTAACAGGGTCATCAT CATGCAATGATGACGACATATGCAAATCTGGGGAGTTTCTGTCCGGTTGTAGCACGTACAACTGTGCTGTGTCCGGTCAGACCAAGAAAAATGATGAACAGGTTATCGTCACACAGACTATTACCCTTGTTGAAGGTACA AAGTGCAACGTGAGAGGTGACTGCTACCCTCTAAACACTGACATACCGACGTCAGCAGGGACATGTGTATGTTCCAGCTCCACCGATATCGATTGTAAGCCAAACTTAGTTGTCGACCCATCCAATCCTGGCCAACTTGGAAAATAA
- the LOC137272781 gene encoding uncharacterized protein yields the protein MYHTYLSIATTCLIWAAVESTVGPPIAAPGTYSYTVPYSIANGGCQVGGSQHAVGTVFTHADSGTCIKYRCEADKVVVDIAQSGCQDESHCRSVGEFTSVCDNKFSCALADVSVPGSNEVKVQKTVTIVEEKGCQVLGKCRLPMDKIRMGIMKCHCRGAGHTEECTF from the exons ATGTATCACACGTATCTGTCTATAGCGACCACCTGTCTAATCTGGGCGGCGGTAGAAAGCACCGTGGGACCTCCAATTGCCGCTCCAGGAACGTACTCAT ATACCGTTCCTTACTCTATTGCGAACGGAGGCTGTCAGGTAGGCGGTTCCCAACATGCCGTCGGAACAGTCTTCACGCATGCCGACTCAGGAACGTGTATCAAGTACCGATGTGAGGCCGACAAAGTCGTCGTGGATATAGCTCAGTCGG GATGTCAAGACGAATCCCACTGCCGGTCTGTTGGAGAATTTACATCTGTATGTGATAACAAGTTTAGTTGTGCACTAGCCGATGTGTCAGTTCCCGGGTCAAATGAAGTCAAAGTTCAGAAGACGGTAACAATTGTTGAAGAAA AGGGGTGCCAAGTACTGGGTAAGTGTCGCCTACCCATGGATAAGATTCGCATGGGCATCATGAAGTGTCACTGCAGGGGAGCCGGTCACACCGAGGAGTGTACATTCTAG